The following proteins come from a genomic window of Candidatus Zixiibacteriota bacterium:
- a CDS encoding LamG-like jellyroll fold domain-containing protein yields MKARRVEDTPDRHVSVATLVLTCLALVTLVTAGWAQPAPVRIMPLGDSITDGAVGSSDDTGYRRSLYLQLTNAGYWVDFVGSQIGGIPLDFDRDHEGHGGWHANQIRDYVYGWLVQNPADIVLLHIGTNDISHGDANPQEVAQILDEIDRYESTYGVSIKVILAAIISRDGGYDPETADFNAGVLAIAQDRIAAGDDIAIVDMFEALTYPADLADAVHPNDVGYGKMGNVWFTALDSVLGTSSWAPNDVGVTDLAVTATSAFELDDDDLIFTYTLDGEAVVGATSWFRNGSPLAAMIFPFEGGDTNALHDVSGNGRTLTPVRSPVWSGTIGHDGTGAFQFNNDAYLSAGEYFPVNASYSATMWINRQASDWNNIFCGDVSAGGHVIRCPASLGNVLIAGHNSNWTVVQDATALSEDTWYFVALTYDYSTGEMILYRDGSEVDRGTAPACTDATIQIGAYQGGSEFEGVIDDVRLYNFVLSPDQISTLFSDGENRIDAAETSITDQWFARVTAFSDTSQGAPAFSNTVTIKSVYLSDVLISATSPENGDDDDLFATYTLQGGATTASVAWLKDDLPTMSLYLPFEGGSANALNDYSGKSVTVSAVGDPAWTATGGHDGFGAMDFDGNDHLIAGENFPVNSSYTKTAWVYRTGTLNNNIISGDLGAGGHAFWAPTSTSHALSAGHNSHWTTVQDSEPLALDTWYFVAVSYDIATRMMVLYKNGAVVDTATVPVADSVVTDNTITVGAFGPGHWWTGTIDDPRVYNFALSPEQIATLYTPGGTDTLRYTETEIGDDWAAWVTPFSSTEAGASVKSNTITIYGPTEPAVTDVTVAASTPNNFTDDDLTCTYTLGGDAITAATSWSRNGSPIMRAYFPFEGGQTASLADYSGNGLSLTVSGDATWNATGGVDGFGCYDFDGNDWLSAGPNFPTNSSYTKFAWVYRTAAGVGNYGNIISGGATTGSHAFWAPSNNGYHLSGGHNSTWTTVYDPDSLDLNTWTCVAMTFDYATNLMILYRDGIEVSRGNPTTPDVTNTQLNIGIYGAIFPWHGSMDEVRVYTTALTPEQVLSLYQQGRDVIKHTETEIDDEWQATVTPFSATAVGTAVTSNVLTINPYLPEVSDVVLSASTPGSYDDDDLTVAYTLSDGADGAATAWYVNSTPMLSLYLPFEGGASNALADLSGNALTVTALGTTPAWNGTAGHDSSGALVFDGTGYLSAGQTFPTLSSYTKTAWVYRTDAGGAQCGNIISGDYPTAGSHAFWAPSGVSHTLRAGHNGAWIATATVADNVPLALETWYFVAVTFDYTSGLMSLYKDGVLIDTGTVAVKDVIDSTLQVGAYGNVAPWFGRIDDARVYDFALSDDQIQAMYSTGQDVIMASETEIGDQWYADVTPVAATGLGTTVSSNTLTINEIPSVEIANLVLSSSSGNDFTEDDLTVTYDLVDAATSAATAWYLDGTPLMTVFYPFESGTSALNDYSGNAHNATPVGDPAFNATTGHDGNGAVEFDGDDYLVAGEVFPVVSSYTKSAWVYRTGAGQNIMSGNVGPNGHAFWAPTAYSHRLSAGNNGDWQVVQDTDPLALDTWYFVAVTYDQSTRLMTLYKDGVVIDTGTAASADVTDSTLQVGAYNGQYQWIGTIDDARIYNRALTADQIAAMFAAGGENVIMASETEHFDVWSAHVTPFSASEAGDTYISNNLTILEQIELADLTVAASSPYAYVSDSLFCSYTLVADAVTAATAWYLNGSPTVTALYPFEGSTTSTADLSGNDNDLTVVGTLPWSQNAGHDGFGAYQFGGSGWLSNPTAFPTQSSYTKMAWVYRTDNGGANAGNIISGTNPNPGSHAFWAPSNQSFRLCAGHNGAWTTVMDPNPLELATWYHVALTFDYTTGMLRLYKNGVEVDTATATVFDVTDPVLLVGVYGTVFPWFGVIDDARVYDFVVTPDQISAIYGSGPDLIVPSETEVGDVWEAHVTPFSAAGMGEASVSNTVTINPLPVVELTDIQLIATSPEALITDDLICSFTLVADATTSATAFYKNGLPTMAFYLPMEGGPDNALTDYSGSGATVTTVGAPAWSSSAGHDGFGAFQFDGTSWLSGGLSFPTGSSYTKTAWVYRTDAGSANNGNIISGNLPNAGSHAFWAPGVNSYRLAGGHNGAWFTVQDTEPLALNTWYFVALTFDYATGDMVLYKNGVQVSRAVSSVVDVTDALLQIGAYGGTFAWVGTIDDPCVYNYSLTPEQIASLYSAGRNTIKYTETRAYDTWEAYVTPFNDVAAGTTCVSNAVVVQPLPEALLSLGPDGQLNRCDGIDTVWLQMDYDTVVVRSGLFTIGVQAGYLQPVAAVPGPALDSIGAGNYSLTSTAYADSIVVQFDINSGQLGLTPVTIFGIVVNCVGEAASTEIEIVHSALMNTIMDPVPHRIAGCCMRIDCTRPTLAVFSPPSGQTYTDLLPTITFHLIDDIDLGYGFYRLDGCTGPWQPMWVFNLVGDNVAIGWPTPTVEPGAHDLYFKITDEAGNACADSCSYVWQFTWAPPSCCTDPTGNVNDDPQDQIDLSDLVFLVNHLFLGGPAPACRGESNINGDPACEVDLTDLIYFVNHLFLGGPAPRPCVQACDLLK; encoded by the coding sequence ATGAAGGCAAGAAGAGTGGAAGACACACCGGATCGTCACGTGTCCGTGGCGACCCTGGTACTCACATGCCTGGCTTTGGTCACTTTGGTGACCGCTGGCTGGGCTCAACCGGCGCCGGTCCGAATAATGCCGCTGGGGGACTCCATTACGGACGGAGCCGTTGGCAGCTCAGACGACACCGGTTATCGCAGGTCGCTGTACCTGCAACTCACTAACGCCGGCTACTGGGTGGACTTCGTCGGGTCGCAAATCGGGGGCATACCTCTCGATTTCGACCGCGACCACGAGGGCCACGGCGGCTGGCACGCCAACCAGATTCGGGACTATGTCTACGGCTGGCTGGTACAGAATCCCGCCGACATAGTCCTGCTCCACATCGGCACCAACGACATTTCGCATGGCGATGCCAATCCGCAGGAAGTCGCGCAGATCCTCGACGAAATCGACCGTTACGAATCGACCTACGGGGTCTCCATCAAGGTGATACTAGCTGCCATCATCTCGCGCGACGGCGGCTATGATCCCGAAACTGCCGATTTTAATGCCGGGGTACTGGCTATTGCGCAGGATCGGATCGCCGCCGGCGACGATATCGCGATTGTCGACATGTTCGAGGCGTTGACATATCCGGCAGACCTCGCCGATGCCGTTCATCCGAACGATGTCGGGTACGGCAAAATGGGCAACGTCTGGTTCACCGCACTTGACTCCGTCCTCGGCACCAGTTCGTGGGCTCCCAACGACGTTGGAGTCACGGACCTGGCCGTGACCGCAACCTCGGCGTTTGAACTCGACGACGACGATCTCATCTTCACCTACACGCTTGACGGCGAAGCGGTGGTGGGAGCCACATCATGGTTCCGCAACGGTTCGCCGCTTGCCGCGATGATCTTCCCCTTCGAAGGTGGAGACACCAACGCGCTGCACGATGTTTCCGGCAACGGCCGGACGCTGACGCCGGTGCGCAGTCCCGTATGGTCCGGCACCATCGGCCACGACGGCACCGGGGCTTTTCAATTCAACAATGACGCGTACCTGTCTGCGGGCGAATACTTCCCGGTCAACGCGTCGTATAGTGCTACGATGTGGATCAACAGACAGGCCAGTGATTGGAACAACATCTTCTGCGGCGATGTGAGCGCGGGCGGACATGTTATTCGTTGTCCCGCTTCGCTTGGCAACGTCCTTATAGCCGGTCACAACAGCAACTGGACGGTCGTTCAGGACGCAACCGCACTCAGCGAAGACACCTGGTACTTCGTTGCCCTCACCTACGACTACTCCACCGGTGAGATGATTCTTTACAGAGATGGAAGCGAGGTCGACCGCGGAACCGCTCCGGCCTGTACTGACGCTACGATCCAGATCGGCGCGTATCAGGGCGGCTCAGAGTTCGAGGGTGTTATCGATGATGTCCGGCTGTACAACTTTGTCCTCTCGCCCGACCAGATAAGCACACTCTTCTCTGACGGCGAAAACCGTATCGATGCCGCCGAGACGTCCATCACCGACCAGTGGTTTGCGCGCGTCACCGCGTTCTCGGACACCTCTCAGGGAGCGCCGGCGTTTTCCAATACGGTGACGATAAAGTCCGTCTACCTCAGCGATGTCCTCATAAGTGCGACATCGCCGGAAAACGGCGACGATGACGATCTCTTTGCCACATACACGCTGCAAGGGGGCGCCACCACCGCGTCCGTGGCATGGCTGAAGGACGACCTCCCAACCATGTCCCTGTATCTCCCGTTCGAGGGCGGCAGCGCGAACGCCTTGAATGACTACTCCGGTAAGTCGGTTACAGTCAGCGCTGTCGGAGATCCTGCCTGGACGGCAACCGGCGGTCACGATGGTTTCGGAGCCATGGACTTCGATGGCAACGACCACCTGATCGCGGGTGAAAACTTCCCGGTCAATTCATCGTATACCAAAACCGCCTGGGTCTACCGCACGGGAACCTTAAACAACAACATCATTTCCGGCGACCTTGGTGCAGGCGGACATGCCTTCTGGGCTCCTACCAGCACCTCGCACGCACTGTCGGCCGGTCACAATTCACATTGGACCACCGTACAGGACAGCGAACCGCTGGCCCTGGACACATGGTACTTCGTCGCAGTCAGCTACGATATCGCGACAAGAATGATGGTCCTGTACAAGAACGGCGCCGTTGTTGACACCGCCACCGTCCCCGTGGCTGACAGTGTCGTCACGGACAATACGATAACGGTTGGCGCCTTCGGACCCGGCCATTGGTGGACGGGTACCATTGACGATCCTCGCGTGTACAATTTCGCCCTCTCTCCCGAGCAGATCGCGACCCTGTACACCCCGGGCGGTACTGATACTCTGCGCTACACCGAAACCGAGATCGGCGACGACTGGGCAGCCTGGGTAACGCCGTTCTCCAGCACGGAAGCCGGTGCGTCCGTCAAGTCAAATACCATCACGATATATGGCCCTACCGAGCCTGCCGTTACCGACGTAACGGTCGCCGCATCAACTCCGAACAACTTCACCGATGACGATCTTACCTGCACGTACACGCTGGGCGGCGACGCAATCACCGCCGCGACGTCGTGGTCTCGCAACGGCAGCCCGATCATGCGCGCGTACTTCCCCTTTGAAGGTGGCCAAACCGCGTCACTGGCCGACTACTCCGGAAACGGCCTCTCACTTACCGTATCAGGCGACGCGACATGGAATGCCACGGGCGGCGTTGACGGATTCGGCTGTTACGATTTTGACGGCAACGACTGGCTTTCCGCCGGCCCGAACTTCCCCACCAACTCGTCGTACACGAAATTCGCGTGGGTGTATCGCACAGCCGCGGGCGTCGGCAACTACGGAAATATCATCTCCGGCGGCGCCACCACCGGCTCCCATGCCTTCTGGGCCCCCAGCAACAACGGTTATCATCTGTCCGGTGGTCACAATTCCACGTGGACTACGGTGTACGATCCGGACTCACTGGATCTCAACACCTGGACCTGTGTTGCGATGACCTTCGACTATGCCACCAATCTGATGATCCTGTACCGGGATGGTATTGAAGTCAGTAGAGGCAATCCGACGACTCCCGATGTAACCAATACCCAGCTGAATATCGGCATCTACGGCGCCATCTTCCCCTGGCACGGCTCCATGGATGAAGTGCGCGTGTATACCACTGCGCTGACTCCGGAACAGGTGCTCTCGCTGTATCAGCAGGGACGTGATGTTATCAAACACACCGAGACTGAAATCGACGATGAATGGCAGGCAACCGTCACTCCGTTTTCAGCGACTGCGGTCGGAACCGCCGTCACGTCGAATGTCTTGACAATCAACCCATACCTGCCCGAGGTATCCGATGTTGTCCTGTCCGCCAGCACCCCGGGTTCCTATGATGACGACGATTTGACGGTCGCGTATACGCTTTCCGATGGTGCCGACGGCGCTGCAACCGCCTGGTATGTTAACAGCACGCCGATGTTGAGCCTGTATCTGCCGTTTGAAGGCGGGGCGTCCAATGCGTTGGCGGACCTGTCCGGTAACGCACTCACCGTCACTGCTCTCGGGACAACTCCGGCATGGAATGGCACCGCGGGACACGACAGCTCCGGCGCCCTCGTTTTCGACGGCACGGGCTACCTGTCCGCAGGTCAGACCTTCCCGACCCTGTCGTCGTATACCAAAACGGCCTGGGTCTATCGCACTGACGCGGGCGGGGCACAGTGTGGTAACATCATCTCAGGCGACTACCCGACCGCCGGCAGCCACGCGTTCTGGGCGCCCAGCGGCGTGAGCCACACTCTGCGGGCGGGCCATAACGGCGCCTGGATTGCTACGGCGACCGTCGCCGACAATGTCCCGCTGGCCCTTGAAACCTGGTACTTCGTCGCAGTCACGTTCGACTATACGTCCGGCCTCATGTCACTGTACAAAGACGGTGTGCTCATTGACACCGGTACCGTCGCTGTGAAGGATGTGATCGACTCGACTCTCCAGGTCGGCGCATACGGCAATGTCGCCCCCTGGTTCGGGCGTATCGACGACGCCCGAGTATATGACTTCGCGCTCTCTGACGACCAGATTCAGGCTATGTACTCCACCGGACAGGATGTCATCATGGCATCGGAAACCGAAATTGGCGATCAGTGGTACGCCGATGTCACCCCGGTTGCGGCAACCGGCCTCGGAACGACTGTCTCCTCGAACACCCTGACGATCAATGAAATCCCGTCCGTGGAGATCGCCAATCTCGTGTTGAGCAGCTCGTCCGGAAACGACTTCACCGAAGACGACCTCACGGTCACCTATGACCTTGTTGACGCTGCGACATCAGCGGCCACGGCATGGTATCTGGATGGTACCCCGCTCATGACTGTGTTCTATCCATTCGAAAGCGGGACCTCCGCGTTGAACGACTACTCGGGCAACGCTCATAATGCCACGCCGGTGGGCGATCCGGCCTTCAACGCCACCACCGGACATGACGGCAACGGAGCCGTGGAATTCGACGGTGACGACTATCTCGTCGCCGGCGAAGTATTCCCTGTAGTGTCGTCATATACCAAGTCGGCGTGGGTTTATCGGACCGGGGCGGGCCAGAACATCATGTCCGGCAATGTCGGCCCCAACGGCCACGCGTTCTGGGCGCCGACCGCATACTCGCACCGTCTGTCGGCAGGTAATAACGGCGACTGGCAGGTAGTCCAGGACACCGATCCTCTCGCGCTCGACACCTGGTACTTCGTGGCCGTCACCTACGATCAGTCGACCCGTCTCATGACCCTGTACAAAGACGGCGTTGTGATTGATACGGGTACGGCGGCCTCGGCCGACGTGACCGACTCGACGCTCCAGGTCGGAGCCTATAACGGCCAGTACCAGTGGATTGGAACAATCGACGATGCCCGCATCTACAACCGGGCTCTGACCGCAGACCAGATTGCCGCCATGTTTGCCGCCGGAGGCGAAAACGTCATCATGGCTTCGGAGACCGAACACTTCGACGTCTGGTCCGCGCACGTCACGCCGTTCTCTGCGTCCGAAGCCGGCGACACCTACATCTCGAACAACCTGACCATTCTCGAGCAGATTGAGCTGGCCGATCTCACCGTCGCGGCATCGTCGCCGTACGCCTATGTCAGCGACTCCTTGTTCTGCTCGTATACGTTGGTGGCCGACGCCGTCACGGCCGCGACCGCCTGGTACCTCAACGGCTCACCAACTGTGACCGCACTGTACCCGTTTGAGGGCAGCACGACCTCAACAGCAGACCTCTCCGGCAACGACAACGACCTGACCGTGGTCGGCACGCTGCCATGGAGCCAGAATGCGGGCCATGACGGGTTCGGTGCCTACCAGTTCGGCGGAAGCGGATGGCTCAGTAACCCAACTGCCTTCCCCACGCAGTCTTCCTATACGAAGATGGCCTGGGTCTACCGAACGGACAACGGAGGCGCGAACGCGGGTAACATCATTTCCGGAACCAATCCGAATCCCGGCAGCCACGCATTCTGGGCGCCCAGCAACCAGTCGTTCCGTCTGTGTGCTGGACACAACGGCGCCTGGACCACCGTCATGGATCCGAACCCGTTGGAACTCGCCACGTGGTACCATGTCGCGTTGACCTTCGACTACACAACCGGCATGCTGAGGCTGTACAAAAACGGCGTGGAAGTTGATACCGCCACGGCCACTGTCTTTGATGTCACCGACCCGGTACTCTTGGTCGGCGTGTACGGAACCGTCTTCCCGTGGTTTGGTGTAATCGACGATGCCCGAGTGTATGACTTCGTCGTGACCCCGGACCAGATCTCCGCCATATACGGCTCCGGACCGGACCTTATTGTGCCGTCCGAAACGGAAGTCGGCGACGTATGGGAAGCGCACGTCACGCCGTTCTCGGCCGCCGGAATGGGAGAGGCGTCTGTCTCCAACACCGTCACCATTAATCCTCTCCCGGTAGTCGAACTGACCGACATCCAACTGATCGCCACGTCACCGGAAGCGCTGATCACCGATGACCTTATCTGCTCGTTCACGTTGGTTGCCGATGCAACCACGTCTGCCACGGCGTTCTACAAAAACGGCCTGCCCACCATGGCATTCTACCTGCCGATGGAAGGCGGACCCGACAACGCTCTGACAGACTACTCCGGCAGCGGAGCGACGGTGACGACAGTCGGTGCACCGGCCTGGAGTAGTTCAGCGGGCCACGATGGGTTTGGTGCCTTCCAGTTCGACGGAACGTCATGGTTGAGCGGCGGGTTGTCGTTCCCGACCGGCTCGTCCTACACCAAAACCGCGTGGGTGTATCGGACCGATGCCGGAAGCGCCAATAACGGAAACATCATCTCCGGCAACCTGCCCAACGCCGGCAGCCATGCCTTCTGGGCTCCGGGCGTCAACAGTTATCGTCTCGCGGGCGGTCACAACGGCGCCTGGTTTACCGTGCAGGATACCGAACCACTCGCCCTCAACACGTGGTATTTTGTCGCCCTGACATTCGACTATGCGACCGGCGACATGGTCCTGTACAAGAATGGTGTTCAAGTGTCGAGGGCCGTATCATCCGTTGTGGATGTTACCGACGCACTACTGCAGATCGGGGCGTACGGAGGCACGTTCGCGTGGGTCGGCACTATCGACGACCCGTGCGTATACAACTACTCGCTGACGCCGGAACAGATTGCCTCGCTGTACTCGGCCGGCCGTAATACCATTAAGTACACGGAAACCCGTGCGTACGACACGTGGGAAGCGTATGTCACTCCGTTTAACGACGTCGCCGCCGGAACCACGTGCGTATCCAATGCCGTCGTCGTTCAGCCGCTGCCGGAAGCGCTGCTGAGCCTCGGTCCTGACGGACAGCTCAATCGCTGCGATGGCATCGACACGGTCTGGCTGCAGATGGACTACGACACCGTCGTCGTCCGGTCCGGGCTGTTCACGATCGGCGTGCAGGCCGGCTACCTCCAGCCCGTTGCCGCCGTGCCGGGCCCCGCACTCGACAGCATCGGCGCCGGCAACTACTCACTGACATCGACCGCCTACGCCGACTCTATCGTCGTGCAGTTCGACATCAACAGCGGCCAGTTGGGACTGACGCCCGTGACAATCTTCGGAATTGTCGTCAATTGCGTCGGCGAGGCGGCCTCGACCGAAATCGAAATCGTCCACAGCGCTCTCATGAATACCATCATGGATCCGGTGCCGCATAGAATCGCAGGGTGCTGCATGCGCATCGACTGCACCAGGCCCACGCTGGCAGTCTTCTCACCGCCTTCGGGACAGACGTACACGGACCTGCTGCCGACCATAACGTTCCATCTGATTGACGACATCGACCTCGGGTACGGGTTCTACCGACTCGATGGCTGTACCGGGCCGTGGCAACCGATGTGGGTATTCAACCTCGTGGGCGACAACGTTGCGATCGGCTGGCCCACACCGACCGTGGAGCCGGGCGCTCACGACCTGTACTTCAAGATCACGGACGAAGCCGGTAACGCCTGCGCCGACAGTTGCAGCTACGTCTGGCAGTTCACGTGGGCGCCGCCGAGCTGCTGCACCGATCCGACCGGCAACGTAAACGACGATCCGCAGGATCAAATCGATCTGTCGGATCTCGTCTTCCTCGTAAATCACCTGTTCCTGGGAGGACCCGCACCGGCGTGTCGCGGCGAGTCAAACATCAACGGAGATCCGGCGTGTGAGGTTGATCTGACTGACCTCATCTACTTTGTCAATCACCTCTTCCTCGGCGGACCCGCGCCCCGCCCGTGCGTTCAGGCCTGCGATCTGCTGAAATAG